The nucleotide sequence TGTGTTTGGTGTGCACCTGCGGCTCGTGCACTCAGCTGATTCCATTACCGTCCAAATCCAAACAAAGTCCACGATCTGATTCATTGTTTACGGTCCCAGGGTAATTCGATTTCGTTAACGTTTGCGTTTACATTTGCCAACCAAACAGCACGTATGTTCATGTTATCCTTCCGGCTTCCGTGCAAAAACCTGTCACCAAACACCAACCTTCGAGGTACAAAAGGGTCCGATGAAAAGCCACGCCAACCACAAAGAGAAAGCGACCGAACAAATATGATTTCACAAGCCGCCCGCTGAAACCAAAGCCTTTTAGCCTTTCACCCTACTCTCCCGGAGAGCCTCTCGCCCCTCCCCTTCCCCGCCACACCAACCAAGGCGCCAAAAATAAACGCCGCGCCACTACGTGGCGAGGGAGCTTGTCACATTGCTCGCCACCTCGTCTTCGGGGAGGCCTCGTCGCGACGACGATGGAGGTCGCCGAGGCGCCCGCGCCTGCGCCCGACGAGGACGCGCTGGACGAACGCAGCGTGGCGCTGCACCCCCCGAGGCTGCTCGCCGGCGTCGTCTCCGGCGCCCTCACTGGCCTCTTCGCTCTTGGTACTTGCTCTTGCACATACATGCTCCTCTCGCCTCGATCTTGCCCCTGCTGTTAgctgtcctgagagctcgacgtTGGCTTTGTGGTGCATGTGCCGCGCGCGTGTAAAGCTGGGGCTCTGACTGGGGCAGTCACCGGCGCGGTGGCGGGCAGAGCTTCCGACAGCGGCGGCGTTCTGCGGGGAGCTGGATTGGGGGCGGTCGCCGGAGCTGTCCTCTCCATTGAGGTTCTTGAGGCTTCTCGCGCTTATTGGTGCTCCGACCGCCTGGGCTCGCACGGCGCATCGTCCATGGTAGTAAGCTTCTTCCATGCCCTGTCTTTGCTTGTTCAGTTGTTTGCTTTCAGTTTCACTTTCACATGATACGTATGCGTATTCTTGTTAATTGAGAACTTGATTGTCGATTAAATTACGATTCTTGCTTGGACTGTTGGACGTTAGGTGTGAACGCAGATATGCCATCTGTTTCTCTAAAATCTCTTCGACGTTATCGTGTATGTCAGCCTGTGTGAGATAGTGACTGTTACTAGTACTACTTCATAAGGTTCCCTATGGTTTCATAAAAAATATAACAGAGAAAACAACCTCATAAACCTAATTTGACTTGCACTACTGCAATCTAGCAAAATATTCGACTTGCACTACTACTTGGTCGTTTGAGGTCTATCATAAATATGAGTTTACCACGGTAATTGTTAGTAATTTTATAGAAGCGTTCTCTATAACAACATCCATGGTTTGGTGTGCAGGCTGATTTCATTGAGCAGCTTCTTCGTGCCCGGTTTGTGCAAGAGCAATTTACAACTTCAGGATATGCATCATATCTTTGGCAGGTCAGTAATCAGTAGCACTGGAGTATAATTTTGACAGCACAAAGCTACAGAAAAATATGACATGGATTCCCATCATTGTATTTGCCACAGAATGGAGATATCACAGTGTTCTAGTAGtggcttttctttttcttttttgtcaaTGCTTCCTTTGAATTGTTGTCTTTTTGTTGTTATAAAGAAACTGAATGGTAATGCTGCAGAGGAAAAAAATAGCCACAGTTAATGGGTTGTTTGTGTGTTCTACTTCTACTAAATTTTATATACTTTTTCATTGACAGGTCAGCATATCAGATTTTGGTCACGATGACCTATATGACATCTTTGGAGATATTTCATCTAAAGGGCTCTCACAAGAGTCACTGAAGAAACTACCACATTATGTGGTCACTAACCAAATGGGGGACTCATTCGGCGAAATCCTGTCTTGCCCTATCTGTCTACAGGTACAAATTATGAAAGCACAATACTACTTACTGTTAAAGAAACCTTCTACCACAATATGCACTTTGATTTGTTTAAAAGTATAGCAGGAATAAGAGAGAGAAAATACCTACAGCTTTTGCAATTTGCatgctcgtgcgttgctacgggacaacaaaacttttgtactaaaaacacacggatcgcacgataagataacaatactgtgaaattaaataccaacgttaaagtgatatttaattcaaaaagcaaagttcgtgaaatgaatacagtcacggagagcacaacgtcgcaggctcacaaactctattttccgtgatgcggctaagataatgttttatatcggcgggcaacagaaaaaaaaaattcaataaATCCATAGCAGAACCGAACTTCATTCAGTTGCATATCTGAAGAGTAACGGCTAACTAATGCAGTGGCACGAACAGAAACAGCTAATGTACCTAActataaaaaaaatatgattttaagTGCACAAGCAGTGCCTGGCTAAAGTCCAATTACTGGTGTTCCTAAGCACCTGAACCACATCAAAAGATAAATAAGCAGGATCTTGACACGAATTGCACAAAAAGATGGACAATGTCAAAAGCATTATAATTCAGTCATTAGTTACTTAAAGAAGGGATGAACCTGAGTGCGCATGTGTTGATGGGTGACCACGCCAATCACGTGTAGTTTTGTAGGTCCACAGAATGGCCGTTGATGAGTTTGATGTGAATGGTGATGGCAAAGGAAAAAAATGTCACCAACTGAAAAAAAAAGTCACAACAtgaatttccaaaaaaaaaagcttATTAGTTTCAGAAAAAAACATATTCCCACTAAATCTGAACAAACCATACAAATTTCTATGTAGATTATATATATGAAAACTGAAATTACTCTGAAAGGGATCCGCCCCTTCTACCCACTCTGAAATCTCAAACTACATTAactatgatactaatttgatgcaACTGGAAAAGAACCGTGGTAAGGGATCTGCCCCTTCTTCCCACTCTGAAAAATTGCATAGGTAATGTTCAGTTATAACTATGAACAAGGTGGGGTAGAACTGATGTGTTCGGATAAAAGATAGTAAATTGTTAGGAGCTATGGTCCTTAAATTTTGCAAGTTCAATTAGTCAAACCAAATGTACTGACATACGTAAACTTCCAAAATATATAGTCACATCTGTAAAACATATGTATAAAATCCATTAATTAAATAGAAGGGGCAATCCATTGATTAAATAGATAGATTGTGTTAAGATACCTCCATACGTATCAACAATAGTACCTCTAGCCTGCTTCCCTGGGGATGTACCTCTGGCCTGCAAGTTGGCGTGATGCCTGGGGATGAGAGACGCTGAGCAGGGGCGACATTCAAGAATGGGCCAGTGCAAGGCGACTTTAGCGGAGGACGAGAATCAGTGCCAGACCTTGACAAATCAGCAGCCTATTAGCATGGTTCACTATCTGAAGAAAACACAACAAAAAATCATCCATTAGATGGTGGAGGTATTCCAATTATCTGGCTATTAAATGAATCCTCTATTCTACTATCACAACAGAAATGAATTTGAAAAGATAGACATATTCAGATATGCGAAAAAAATATGTAGCTTGGAGACTGAATGCTACACAGTTCTCAGATTGCAAGGTCAACTTTTTCACAGTCCTTTATCAGCTATGCTTGCTTTAAACTTCGGTAGAAGTACCAAAGTGTGGACAGAACAGGTAATGCCTAACCAAACTGTAACTATGTTGATCTAACTTAATTCTTTTGCAGTTCATAGATGAATTTCAGAAGCCCTAATTTTATTGTGGATGGCTCAACCTCATCAAGCTATAAATAGTTCACCGAGTCGCATTTTATCAGTAGAAAAGTTCAGCTTGCCTCACTTCACTACCTTCTCTCATTTCCTGCAACAGCAAGACGCAATCTAGAGAAAGCCAGAAAGGCATACCATTTTTCCATTAACTTACAAGTACGCACTGGCAATTCTCTAAAGAATTCTTAATATGAACACATACAGGTAGGAATTTGGAGCAGCATAGTTGAACTATGGCGAGCTGTAAATGTGTTATTTGCCCCATGTGCATGCAAGAATCCACAAATCAATTGATGAAACctcgtgttttttttttgcaaacatgAATATATGTTGAGATTGGCTCTGATATAATTGACAGGATGCTTAATTCTGAATTTAAACAACTGTCCAGAAAATTGTCTCTTTCATGTTATAGATACGTGCATACCTGATTTAGGCAACATGTTCCAAAATTGCAGAAAACATGACCTTGTTCATCACTTTGAGCTTGTCAAAGTACCAGTATCACATCAGTCATATACATTTATCACAATTCTTGTCATGTGTCTAAAGAAGCATATACAAATTATAGCACAAGTCCATGTGCTAATTGAATTTGATAGCTGGTTCTGTAGTTCACTAAAACAAATATTTTAAAAATCATGTCTTTTTTCCATTTTGGGTGTATGGTTAGGTACATTAGCAGATTTACTCACAAACACAAAACCTTCCAAAGATTAAAAGCTTTGAACACAGTTTGCAATATCAAAAATTGGGAAATCAGTAAATAAAAAAACCATGCAATGATCCATATGTGAGTTTTAGTAGTTGATTCTGGTTgtcctttttctcttttttccatAAGCTGGGCAACCACTgtgtaagagcaagtataatgagGCCAGCTCAGTCGGCGAAATGACCTAACACATCAGCACAATCTGACGTGGGAGAGAAAGAAAGCAAGAGAGAGAGGCGAGCGGGCGACTAGCTTAACGCCGGCAAAAAGCGGGCGAAATGGCCTGTTCCCCAGCTCCTCCGGCTCCCATTGGTTCCCACGTCGTTTGTAAACACGCCGAGCATTAAAGGATGGATGGGACCCGCCACCACCGGTCCCCAGCTCGAGTGACCTGGCGCTCCTTGCAGCCGGCAGCGGGCGTACTTACTAAACTTGCTCTAAGGCCAGTCAATTTTGTAGCAACCGATCAAATTCAATATATCTCTATTATATATGCTTTTGCAGAATCGATACTTAAATCAGTCTCCGGAATTCTAGTGGAACAGGGCGCCTGCTGCTCATACTGAAAAAGATGTATGAACCTGCAACCTAGTGTAGGCACTCGTGCGGGTTCCTAATTTGACGGGAAGAATTGACTATTGAGTCAATCGATCTAGAGCAGAAGACAGGAACACACCTAAGAATTCTGGAGCGGGTGCAAACAGAGCTAGGTCCCGCCGACGGCGGCACGCGGGGAACCAAAGCCGTTAGGGGGCAGCGCGGCAGGGATCTGGTGGCGGCAGTGCTCGAGGGTGGTGCGGGCAGGCGATCCGGCTGGGACCAGCCACGGGCggcgaggaggcggccgcggtggCTGCTGACGCGGACGCAGCCGGAGGCGCCCAGTCGCCGTGGGTGGAGAAGCTGGCGGTGGTGGCTGCTGACGCGAACACAGCCGGAGGCGTTGGCGGAGGTGACCCAGTCGCCGTTGGGGAAGAAGCGGGCAGTGGTGGTGAATGGGAggcggcggcgtgggcgagcgCGAATAGCGAGGTCCACCTCCGTCGGCGGCATATGTCGCACCAAAGAAGAGACTCGCGGGATCGCACGTGGAGGCAGGAGGAACGTTCGACCAAAAAAGTGTCCACGTTTTCGTTCTTTTCAGTTCTTTTAGTTGCAGGAGATAAGCACCCACCTTTATAATTAAATATAAATATCCCACCTTAATTAATATAAACACCAGGCCCTGCCTGTTTAtgttcaaaaaagaaaaaaaatcgccTATGTTAAAAGTAAGCTCCTGTCACAGTGGTCTTGCACCTTAACATAAATTTGAAATGTTTTTTAAGAAAAACAAAGCCAACCATTGTGACCATTAATGTTTTGTTTTCTAACTTGATACTGGAGTACTGATTGTTAGGTGGTTGCTACGCGCTCCCAGGCTATTATTAGTAGTACTTGATTTGTCTGTGTAGTGGTTGTTAAACTCGTTTGATGCATTCTGTAAAGTTCTTTGTCCTGATGATTAAGGCAAAAAAAAATCATTAAGTAATAGACTTGCCCGCAACCATTAAACACAAGTTAGCACATGGACTACCAATTCGTCCGGGGTACAGACAATTGACAAGTAATCAGCGATTTTCCAAGCTATTTTcttcgaaatgatttctgagagaGATATATGGTTGTTCAACCAGAAAAATGGGCTCATTCTGGGAGCGATAATGAGATCATGAATGCAAGTTGAGGCACAATGGTTGGACAATGACACAATGAATGCATGGTAGGAGTGACACACTGATATGAAGTTTAGTGGGATGCAACAACCTCAATGAGGCAACTGCAATTAGCGATTTCATACCAAAATTTGTTTGCTACTAAATGCAATGTGTGGCTGGCACCTGCtttgtgcatttttttttcttttcaccaACACCGACCTAATAGCGTCCTTCATCTTGCAGGACATTGTAGCCGGCGAGACAGCGAGGACGTTACCCAATTGCTCTCACACTTTCCACCAGCCTTGCGTGGACAAATGGCTCGTCGATCATGGCTCATGCCCCGTTTGCAGGCAAGATGTGTAAGATAGGTAACCTGCGTAGATGAAGAAATAGTTGGGTGAAGTGAAATGTTTGCTCCTACACTTCATATA is from Miscanthus floridulus cultivar M001 chromosome 7, ASM1932011v1, whole genome shotgun sequence and encodes:
- the LOC136467722 gene encoding NEP1-interacting protein-like 2 isoform X2; this translates as MEVAEAPAPAPDEDALDERSVALHPPRLLAGVVSGALTGLFALAGALTGAVTGAVAGRASDSGGVLRGAGLGAVAGAVLSIEVLEASRAYWCSDRLGSHGASSMVADFIEQLLRARFVQEQFTTSGYASYLWQVSISDFGHDDLYDIFGDISSKGLSQESLKKLPHYVVTNQMGDSFGEILSCPICLQFIDEFQKP
- the LOC136467722 gene encoding NEP1-interacting protein-like 2 isoform X1, giving the protein MEVAEAPAPAPDEDALDERSVALHPPRLLAGVVSGALTGLFALAGALTGAVTGAVAGRASDSGGVLRGAGLGAVAGAVLSIEVLEASRAYWCSDRLGSHGASSMVADFIEQLLRARFVQEQFTTSGYASYLWQVSISDFGHDDLYDIFGDISSKGLSQESLKKLPHYVVTNQMGDSFGEILSCPICLQDIVAGETARTLPNCSHTFHQPCVDKWLVDHGSCPVCRQDV
- the LOC136467723 gene encoding uncharacterized protein, with translation MPPTEVDLAIRARPRRRLPFTTTARFFPNGDWVTSANASGCVRVSSHHRQLLHPRRLGASGCVRVSSHRGRLLAARGWSQPDRLPAPPSSTAATRSLPRCPLTALVPRVPPSAGPSSVCTRSRILRSGTDSRPPLKSPCTGPFLNVAPAQRLSSPGITPTCRPELVTFFSFAITIHIKLINGHSVDLQNYT